The following coding sequences are from one Plasmodium coatneyi strain Hackeri chromosome 11, complete sequence window:
- a CDS encoding Serine/threonine protein phosphatase, translating into MKNEEGMYNESQSAEDNPQGSKYHGKGANEKGGKPCGSQVSTDDNVSNGAGSHEDTDSKERDPDANDESDMPGEDSPQEQGNAEKAPIEAVKETDPTVKEPKECHPKGQESKEGESTEGSPNADAPQTGDTPSEEAKKNVSLELLKICDALKNLGNKYFKENNYLISLKYYTGAIDLIKKVYEVDDPVCMDLLNSLSVEALSSEFPIEEEDVKLLQEFYLNSGITKKGEYISVKETDMHIYYTNRSFCHMKLENYGSSIEDIDEALKINPFYAKAYYRKGCSFLMLSDLKSASDCFQKVLKLTKDKNSEIKLKQCKKLLFEQQFQKAIELEQKLPYYETVVLDSLKIENVKAPIYDRNNLSIDFLQKVADYISVPGQRLNKKCVCAIVLDVIKLLKELPTLVRLNLEEDETLTICGDIHGQFYDLLNIMKINGYPSETNSYLFNGDFVDRGSFSVEVIIFLFLAKLTFPNNVHLTRGNHETDNMNKLYGFLGELQEKYDEKMHALFSDSFKFLPLAYVLNDTIFICHGGIPSKTDTTLEDIEKIDRNTEPMDEGIMTDLLWSDPNEEKGFKPSKRGIGFSFGTDITESFLKRNNLSLIIRSHEVRDEGYSIEQNGMLYTVFSAPNYCDIMKNKGAFLKFKGRSVKPKCITFTEVKHPNVPSLKYAHNLYQNI; encoded by the coding sequence atgaaaaacGAGGAAGGTATGTACAACGAGAGCCAAAGCGCAGAAGATAACCCCCAGGGTAGCAAGTATCATGGGAAAGGCGCcaatgaaaagggggggaaaccCTGCGGATCCCAAGTGAGCACGGATGATAATGTTTCTAACGGAGCGGGGTCGCACGAGGACACGGACTCGAAGGAGAGGGACCCGGACGCAAATGACGAGTCGGACATGCCAGGGGAGGACTCACCCCAAGAACAGGGCAATGCGGAAAAGGCACCTATCGAAGCAGTTAAAGAAACAGATCCTACTGTGAAAGAACCCAAAGAGTGTCATCCTAAGGGGCAGGAATCAAAAGAGGGTGAATCCACAGAGGGGAGTCCTAATGCGGATGCCCCCCAAACGGGGGACACCCCTTCCGAGGAGGCCAAAAAAAACGTCAGCCTCGAGCTGCTCAAAATATGTGACGCCCTGAAAAACCTGGGCAACAAATATTTCAAGGAGAACAACTACTTGATATCTCTTAAGTACTACACAGGAGCGATCGACTTGATAAAAAAGGTCTACGAGGTTGACGACCCTGTTTGTATGGACCTACTAAACAGTTTAAGCGTGGAAGCTTTGTCAAGTGAATTCCCCATAGAAGAGGAGGATGTCAAATTGTTACAAGaattttacctgaacagtgGCATTACTAAAAAGGGTGAATATATTAGCGTGAAAGAAACggacatgcatatatactaCACGAATAGATCCTTCTGCCACATGAAATTAGAAAATTACGGCTCGTCTATAGAAGACATTGATGAAGCTTTAAAAATTAATCCATTTTACGCAAAGGCCTACTACAGAAAGGGCTGCTCCTTCCTAATGCTATCAGATTTGAAGAGCGCATCTGACTGCTTTCAGAAGGTGCTAAAACTAACTAAGGATAAAAACTcggaaataaaattaaagcagtgtaaaaaattgctaTTTGAGCAACAGTTCCAGAAGGCCATTGAGTTAGAGCAGAAATTGCCCTACTACGAAACGGTGGTGTTGGATTCtcttaaaattgaaaatgtgaaagccCCCATTTATGATAGAAACAATTTAAGTATcgattttttacaaaaagttgCAGACTATATAAGTGTGCCCGGTCAAAGGTTAAATAAGAAATGTGTTTGTGCTATCGTCTTAGACGTTATCAAATTGCTTAAGGAACTACCCACCTTAGTTCGTCTAAATTTAGAAGAAGATGAAACGTTAACCATATGTGGAGATATCCATGGCCAATTTTACGACCTCCTTAatattatgaaaataaatggGTACCCATCGGAAACGAATTCCTACTTGTTTAATGGGGACTTCGTTGATAGAGGAAGTTTCTCTGTGGAagttattatatttttatttctggcCAAACTGACCTTCCCTAATAATGTACATTTGACAAGGGGAAATCACGAAACGGATAATATGAACAAGTTGTATGGATTTTTAGGAGAGttacaagaaaaatatgatgaGAAGATGCACGCGCTTTTTTCTGATTCGTTCAAATTTTTACCCCTAGCTTATGTACTTAATGAcaccatttttatttgccaCGGGGGAATCCCCAGCAAAACAGACACCACATTGGAGgacattgaaaaaattgacagAAATACGGAACCCATGGATGAAGGCATCATGACCGATTTGTTATGGTCAGacccaaatgaagaaaagggatTTAAGCCctccaaaaggggaattgGATTTTCCTTTGGCACTGACATTACCGAAAGCTTCCTCAAAAGGAACAACCTAAGTCTCATAATTAGGTCGCACGAAGTGAGGGATGAGGGCTACTCGATTGAGCAGAACGGCATGCTTTACACCGTTTTTAGTGCCCCTAACTACTGCGATATTATGAAGAACAAGGGCGCGTTTCTGAAGTTCAAGGGGCGGTCTGTCAAGCCTAAGTGCATTACCTTCACGGAGGTAAAGCACCCCAATGTGCCGTCTCTGAAGTACGCGCACAATTTATACCAGAATATTTAG
- a CDS encoding Splicing factor has translation MSAFDRFNIHAQLEHLQSKYQGSGHSDTTRWEWLTNIHRDTLASHVGHYSRLAYFAIVENEPIAKIRYRCLQNMSLPVVPKPKKESKQ, from the exons ATGTCTGCATTTGACCGATTTAACATCCACGCACAGTTGGAACACTTGCAGAGCAAGTACCAGGGCTCTGGACACTCCGACACGACTAGATG gGAATGGTTAACAAACATCCACAGGGATACGTTGGCATCCCACGTAGGACATTATTCGAG ATTAGCCTATTTCGCCATTGTAGAGAATGAACCAATCGCCAAAATAAGATATCGCTGTCTACAG aATATGTCACTTCCCGTTGTTCCAAAGCCAAAAAAGGAGTCGAAGCAGTGA